The Rhododendron vialii isolate Sample 1 chromosome 3a, ASM3025357v1 nucleotide sequence AAACGCCTCAATTGGCATATTTCAATTTTGATAAATCCAGCATCTGCAAATTTGCTTCAGTATTTTTGGTAACAAAATGAAGACATTGAATTGTAAAACAGGTTTTGGTTGCAATCAATGCAATACGTATTTACCTCCGAAATCTACAATATGAAGAAGATTGCAGCTAAAAATTTAGCAGCCGAGACCTTCAAAACCGGAAGAATGAAATTGTCTTGCTCAAGAAACGGTCATCACCAGTAATCATTGCAGGAGCAGATCCCATTTTTGAAATGGTGAAACCGGTTAGAATCCCTCAAAacaatttctctctcctttaCCATCGATATGTACTTCATAGCATTATGGCAATCTCCACACACGCGGAGATTCTTAAATACAGTAATACGCTTAGGTTTTGACGTGTTAATAAGACCAAATGTCACGGCAATTTTCTCACTATGTTGCAGCAGAAATTCCTCCTTCTGTTCATCCTCAACATCTTGAAGAACAGAGCTTGTGTCAGGGACATAACCCACCTCCTTTATCTCGGTAACCAATTGATCAAGTTCTTTGTATATTtcctctgcttggggatgggATGTATCTCCCACGTGAAACTTATGCATCGTATTTTCTATCTCTATCCAGCTACTGCCAGCTTCTTTTCccaaattcttctttttcatggtTTTTCTAATTTCTGCTACCTCATTCCATTGGCCCATGGAAGCGTACAAGTTTGATAGCAAAATGTACCCTGCTGAATCATTTGGCTCTTTCTCAATAACCATTTCAGCTGCCTGTTTCCCAAGCGCGATATTACCATGGACTCGACAAGCTCCAAGCAATGTGCGCCAGACCAAAGCATCAGCTTCGAAAGGCATTGAGTTGATGAGCTGCATGGCTTCCTCTAAGAAGCTTGACCGGCCTAACAAATCAACCATACATGCATAGTGTTCCATTCTAGGGCTTATCCCGTACTCTTTGTACATTGAGTTGAAGTGCTTCCACCCCTCATCGATCATACCTACGTAGCTACAAGCTGATAGAACGGCAATATAGGTGACCTCGTTTGGCTTTATACCTGCATTAAGCATTTCTTGGAACATTTCCAATGCTCTTGTTGCGAATCCATGCTTTGCTAACCCTGTTATAATAGAAGTCCATGATACCACATTCAAACGTTCCATTTTGAAATAAACTCGCAAAGCAGCTTCCATGGTTCCACATCTTGAATACATGGAAACTAGAGTATTAGCTATGAGCTGATTTGACTCGAACCCTGCCTTTAGTAACCGAGCATGAATTTGTTCACCCTTAGCAACTGCCCCTATACTAGCAGCTCCACTCAAGAGGCTGGCAAATGTGAAAGAATCGAGCACGAACCCAGTATCCTCAATTTGATGGAATTCTCCAAAGGCTTCATTAGAATCAATATTCTTGGTGCATCCATCAACAATTGTGTTGTAAGAAACCAAATTCTTCTCAAATAGAATATCGAAAGCTTTCCTAGCATCTTCCATCCTACCAGATCGAACATACATGCTAATAAGAGCATTCCCGACACAATTAACTGCCGCAAGACCCATTTTCACCACATGTGCATAAATCTGTTCACCAGTATCAGGATCAGAAAGATTACTACATGCCTTGAAAAGGCTGGAAAAGGTGAAATGATTAGGTAAAACTTGATCCTCGATCATCCTGCAATAGAGCTCGATGGCTTCCTTACTATGCTTTCCGCTCTGCCCACAACCTGTGATAATCGAAGTCCAAGATATAACATTATGATCAAGGATAACATCGAAAACTTTCCTTGAATTAACCATAGATCCATCTTCTGCACATTTCGCATACATGTCAACCAAACTACAGCCAACACAAACATCGAAAGCCAACCCATACTTGACCACTTGAGCATGCAATTGCTGCCCAAACGATAATATCCCTAACTCTGCACAAGCAGAAACcaaactagtaaaagtaaacTTATCTGGCATATAACCGCTCTCTACCATATCGATAAACAACTCAACGGCTTCCTTTCGATTACCCATATGAGAATATCTAGTTATCATCAAAGTCCAAGACACTGAATTTCTGTCAGGCATTCTGTCGAACACCTTCTTTGCTGAATCAAAGTCACCACTTCCCTTCGCAAACATCTCTATCAATGCACATCCAATACACACATCAGACTCAAAATACCCAGTCTTTATCACAGACCCAAAAATTACATCCCCAATCCAAGCATTCTCGGCATTCGAACATGCCCGAATCACGGCGGCAAAGCCAAACTGATTGGGGCATTCTCCAAACTCAAGCATCTTAACAAAAGTAGATATAGCTTTCGATTCCATATCATTACGTGAGAAGCACGAGATCATTGCACTCCAAGAAACCACGTCTCGTCGCTCACCCATGTTTTCAAAGATAGCATTGGCCGTTACCCAGTCGTTGTTCTTCGAATACAAGCTGATTAGTGAGTTGAGGGAGACCGAGTCGGGCTCGAGCTGCGACTCGGATAGTCTGGCGTGGACGAGCTTACCTAGATGGAATTGGCGGGTTCTGATGGAGGATTTGAGGAGGAGGGAGTAGGTGAAGAGGTCGGGGGTGAGGCCTTGTTGGGTCATGAGATCAAGGGTCGAGATTGCCTGGCGGAGGTGGCCCACACTGGCTTGATGGATCAGGCGGTTCTTCAAGTGTTCGAAGTTGGGTATTTTGAGGGTTTGGATTCGGGATGTCTTTTGGCTGgatgggtttagggttttgggcgGAGGCGGGACCAAATTCGCGGGAGACGGCAGAGAGCGATTGATCATTGCTCTTCTGCTTCAAATGCGATTCGGGAAGTCCGGAATGTGATCTTTGTACTAATAGGTGGTAGAAAAAGGTCGTAACTTCTATCTGGCAGAGGTGGAAATCATGGGATCACTGCCTGTGGGCcttataagattttttttttgttataatctgaactgttcatcttgtaggaTATAGAGAGTAGtatattcattaaaaaaattaacatgatTGGATCTCAATAAGTatatcaaaacttgaattttggtttataaaatagacagtcatatattttgaagttAAACTATTCATGATTGTTCATTTCCTAAATCAAAATTCGATTTTTAATATACCTATTGGTATCCGATAAAGCTCATTTTTTGCGAAACTTTAAACAGTAGCGGAGAATGACTTCCCGGTCGAATCAACGCCCATTGAATTTTGCCCCCAATGATAAGGTCCATTGATCAATTTATCATTCaatgtatttttctttcctttttcttttctttctttcagcCCTATGTTTTGCATCATCCATTATGACGTGCATTTGGCtgcctcgatataccctttgtcgagttaaattttattgcaaataaaaaaaattggacgaACTGAAAGCTGGGTGATTATTGCTTCATATGAACTTAAAGCACCGACACATGAACCTAGGAGGAGGAAAAGTCACacctaggggtggcaaattgaacccagacccattaacaaacccagacccatcaactagaaaatagacccaacccaacccatttattagttgggtaagaatgggttcaaacccagctgacccattattagttgggtcataattgggcatcaattgggtcaacttaaatgacccaatgggcaatgaaagtaacccaccaaatttcatctcttaattgatttcttttccaaacccaaacccatcaattggtcactctctctccccccccccctcactctctctctctctctctctctcccttcccccccccccagcCCAggagcccccctctctctctctctctctctctctctcctgcccccccccccccccccccccccaaacccaaacccccaggagcccccctctctctctccctcctctgccccccccccccaagtatcatggccttctctctcttttattcaattattttgttctaaattacacgcgttcaaaaatattttgaatggtccgaattaaaaatcaattgtgaccggtaacaattattttgaccagttaaaattgaaaacacatctcatctattaattgcgcgaatggacccgtgaaattgtgttccaccgtgaataaatttctctcatggtagtcccgccaagggtttggattaaaaaattgacttatttttttgtcctttttcgtattttttttgttttgtgtcatatttttgtgacttattaatttgttttgatgagaggaatcggaaaagtaaaaaaatttgatcgaaacttacaattttttgaataaaaacaaaaaaaaaatcaataagacaaaaaaaattacttattctcgtctttttaaaaaaatttatgagttttgatcataatttttttttacttttctaatttttcgatcataatttttagtatatatgtaattgggttaatggacgggtcgggtttgctttaaaataaatgggtcgggttgggtatgggtaattagactcatagttaatgggtctaaatgggtcaatgacccattaaagacccaacccactaacaacttacccaatttgacccaaacccgcccgtttgccacccctagtcaCACCCATCTGTGATCAAATAAGGAGAAATAAGGAAAGGCCAGCAGAAGATCAAATAAGGAAAAGCCAGCAGAAGAATGAATCGGTAAAAACTTTATGACTGCACCAgttacaaaaacaaataattaaaaatttcaTGGTAATAAATATGGGTCCTCACCACCCATCAATGAATGTCATTCTCTCCACCCTTATCAATTGATGCACTAATATATGCCTCTCTCGGTTACTCGTACTGTCCTGTCCATATATCCTGGCAGTCCATGCAATAGAATCCTTGGAAGGCATCCTCTATCAAACACATTACAAAGCTAAAACCCACCCACCAGTATTGAATTCTCAAAGCAATTAAAGGTGGATATAAAATTCGACTTGCAAGCATATCGAATGTGCTCAATCTCTAATTGTTAATTAAGCATATGTACGAGAAATATAAGGACTAGAAGGCATTGGTGCAATTCAAAGACAAATTAAAAATGGTAAACTTAGCGAAAAACTCTATAAGCAGACGAGTATCCCTACTAATCTTGTTTCTTGACATGTGAATAGCCTATAATTTGACGGggtaattaaaaacaaaagaaatagaaaaggaCTCTAGCTAGGTTTTCGTGAATTGAGAAAATTTGATCGTAACATTATCCTAGTTAAAAAGAATGTTACGAGGGTTTATATCAAAATGTAAGATCTGCATGTCACAACCTTGATGCAGATATTCAACCCACGAGCCACTCCAAGAGAAATCTCATACATTTGCTTACAACTTAAGGACAATTTTCCTTCTGGAGAAAAGATGTACTTCTCTAGAGACCCATTAGGCATGAAATCATACACAAGAGCACGTTTAGATCTCTCGGCACAATATCCAATCAGCTCAACAACATTGACATGATAAATCCTTCCAATGATAGCAACTTTGTTGATGAACTCTTGTCCATTAGCTTTGGGCCTGCTTAGCATTTTAACTGCTACAGGATGGCCACTTCGGAGCTTTCCTTTGTATACACAACCGTAGCCTCCTTGTCCCTAAAACCATTTGTCATCTTCTTAATGTCCGAGTAGGAGTACCTAATAGGCACCAGGCGATTCTGACTATGCAAGAAACCTTCTATGCTATCAAAGGTTCTGTTGACCTTGTAGATTAAAAACCCAAACACACATGGTACACACAAAAGCCTTGCTGCAACGATCAGTACAACGACCGCTCCTGGGTCAAAGGAAATGaagcaataaaaataaaatccttTGCTGTCCTGGTATTATCTTATTTGCATGTGAAatatgacacacacacacacaaacactcatTATGCCACATCTCATTTGTCCCTTCAGTActctatcatttttgtttatatatagtCTGGGTCATTTTTACTACTACTTCCGTCCCTTATAGTGTCCATTATTCTATTTTGATTTGTTCCTAAAAAagtgtttattttgaaaagtcaatgcATGGA carries:
- the LOC131319751 gene encoding pentatricopeptide repeat-containing protein At3g49170, chloroplastic, translating into MINRSLPSPANLVPPPPKTLNPSSQKTSRIQTLKIPNFEHLKNRLIHQASVGHLRQAISTLDLMTQQGLTPDLFTYSLLLKSSIRTRQFHLGKLVHARLSESQLEPDSVSLNSLISLYSKNNDWVTANAIFENMGERRDVVSWSAMISCFSRNDMESKAISTFVKMLEFGECPNQFGFAAVIRACSNAENAWIGDVIFGSVIKTGYFESDVCIGCALIEMFAKGSGDFDSAKKVFDRMPDRNSVSWTLMITRYSHMGNRKEAVELFIDMVESGYMPDKFTFTSLVSACAELGILSFGQQLHAQVVKYGLAFDVCVGCSLVDMYAKCAEDGSMVNSRKVFDVILDHNVISWTSIITGCGQSGKHSKEAIELYCRMIEDQVLPNHFTFSSLFKACSNLSDPDTGEQIYAHVVKMGLAAVNCVGNALISMYVRSGRMEDARKAFDILFEKNLVSYNTIVDGCTKNIDSNEAFGEFHQIEDTGFVLDSFTFASLLSGAASIGAVAKGEQIHARLLKAGFESNQLIANTLVSMYSRCGTMEAALRVYFKMERLNVVSWTSIITGLAKHGFATRALEMFQEMLNAGIKPNEVTYIAVLSACSYVGMIDEGWKHFNSMYKEYGISPRMEHYACMVDLLGRSSFLEEAMQLINSMPFEADALVWRTLLGACRVHGNIALGKQAAEMVIEKEPNDSAGYILLSNLYASMGQWNEVAEIRKTMKKKNLGKEAGSSWIEIENTMHKFHVGDTSHPQAEEIYKELDQLVTEIKEVGYVPDTSSVLQDVEDEQKEEFLLQHSEKIAVTFGLINTSKPKRITVFKNLRVCGDCHNAMKYISMVKEREIVLRDSNRFHHFKNGICSCNDYW